A stretch of Methylotuvimicrobium alcaliphilum 20Z DNA encodes these proteins:
- a CDS encoding AAA family ATPase yields the protein MNIEIKNCNNIDFAKISLSENKLNIKFAPNGTGKSSIAKALLLGVEGNQSLLSELMPFKLRKENPDNKRTEINGAENIQNIMCFNEEYVSQFVFKPEELVSNSFDIFIRTEAYKMKEQEIEDLIRNIKQLFSGNQELEALIATLKEMGDAFKLTKSGLSKSSSGMKGLSEGNKIQHIPFGLESYTPFIQSPNSVSWIDWQTKGYDFAELSDNCPFCTSHAADKKDQIKKVGKEYDKNTIKNLINIIGVIEKLGDFFSADAKEKLGAITNLKEGLEKEHEAFLTSVKSQIDNFSEKLEKLRTLSAFQFKDGEKVAEKLPAYKLDLKFFSELNSEKMLEAITPINASIDDVIEQAGQLQGKINQQRNEMKKTVERHQNAINGFLAYAGYRYLVEVAGEGEQSQLKLRHADHEEHLSGGSQHLSFGERNAFAIVLFMFECLAKKPDLIILDDPISSFDKNKKYAILEMLFRRDAESCLKNKTVLMLTHDVEPIIDTVKSLSDKFRNQTSASFLKLSSGQVNECGIGKDDIQTFSQICKNALASDKDDVVKLIYLRRHFEIIDNKGDAYQVLSNLFHKGNCMGRGVDMREPKDSEGNYPEMELAKFESGCTEISNYLQGFSYSDFLNRVTDVNAMKSLYSASANGYEKLQIFRLMDIDIENSVIQKFINETYHIENEFICQLDPVKFDTIPEYVVSECDRILRGIQ from the coding sequence ATGAATATTGAAATTAAAAACTGTAACAACATTGATTTCGCCAAAATTTCTCTGTCCGAAAATAAACTAAATATCAAATTTGCCCCCAACGGCACAGGGAAGAGTTCAATTGCAAAAGCACTGCTGCTTGGCGTGGAGGGTAATCAAAGCCTGCTGAGCGAACTTATGCCGTTCAAACTTAGAAAGGAAAATCCAGATAATAAACGGACGGAGATCAACGGGGCTGAGAATATCCAAAACATCATGTGCTTCAATGAAGAATATGTCAGTCAGTTTGTTTTCAAACCGGAAGAACTGGTCAGTAACAGCTTCGATATTTTCATCAGAACAGAGGCCTACAAAATGAAAGAGCAGGAAATAGAGGATTTGATACGCAATATCAAACAACTGTTTTCTGGAAATCAAGAATTGGAAGCCTTGATCGCCACTCTCAAGGAAATGGGAGATGCTTTCAAGCTGACCAAATCCGGCCTATCAAAATCGTCATCAGGCATGAAAGGATTGTCTGAAGGTAACAAAATACAACACATTCCTTTCGGCCTGGAGTCTTATACACCGTTCATTCAGAGTCCAAACAGTGTGAGCTGGATTGACTGGCAAACCAAGGGATACGATTTCGCGGAACTGTCTGACAATTGCCCCTTTTGTACATCGCATGCAGCCGACAAAAAGGATCAGATTAAAAAAGTCGGGAAGGAATATGACAAAAATACAATCAAGAATCTGATTAACATAATCGGTGTAATTGAAAAGCTTGGTGACTTCTTTTCTGCTGACGCCAAGGAAAAACTAGGAGCAATTACGAACCTGAAGGAAGGTCTTGAAAAAGAACACGAGGCATTTCTTACTTCGGTGAAAAGCCAAATCGATAACTTCTCCGAAAAGCTGGAAAAGCTCAGAACGCTTTCCGCGTTTCAATTCAAGGACGGTGAAAAAGTCGCCGAAAAACTACCTGCATACAAACTGGATTTGAAGTTTTTCTCAGAACTTAATTCAGAAAAAATGCTGGAGGCCATCACTCCGATTAACGCCTCTATCGACGATGTTATCGAACAAGCCGGTCAACTTCAGGGTAAGATCAATCAGCAGCGAAACGAAATGAAAAAAACCGTAGAACGGCATCAGAACGCTATTAACGGCTTTCTTGCATATGCTGGTTACCGCTATCTAGTTGAGGTTGCAGGGGAAGGTGAACAATCTCAACTGAAACTCCGGCACGCCGATCACGAAGAACATCTCAGTGGCGGAAGCCAACACCTCAGTTTTGGCGAAAGAAACGCGTTTGCCATTGTTCTTTTCATGTTTGAGTGTCTGGCAAAAAAACCGGACTTGATCATCCTGGATGACCCAATTTCTTCTTTCGATAAAAATAAAAAGTACGCCATCCTCGAAATGCTTTTCCGCCGTGATGCGGAATCATGTCTTAAAAACAAAACCGTTCTAATGCTGACTCATGATGTAGAGCCCATTATCGACACGGTCAAGTCTCTTTCTGATAAGTTCAGAAATCAAACATCGGCATCATTTCTAAAATTGTCATCAGGCCAAGTAAATGAATGCGGTATAGGCAAGGATGATATACAGACCTTTTCCCAAATCTGTAAGAATGCGCTCGCCTCTGACAAGGACGATGTCGTCAAGTTGATCTATCTGAGGCGCCATTTTGAAATTATTGACAACAAGGGTGATGCCTATCAGGTGTTGTCAAACCTTTTTCACAAAGGAAACTGCATGGGTCGTGGGGTTGATATGCGTGAACCGAAAGATTCAGAAGGCAACTACCCGGAAATGGAGCTTGCCAAGTTCGAAAGTGGTTGCACTGAAATATCGAACTATCTACAAGGCTTTTCATATTCTGATTTCTTGAATCGGGTCACTGACGTCAATGCCATGAAGTCACTATATAGCGCTTCGGCGAATGGGTATGAAAAGCTTCAGATTTTTCGCTTGATGGATATAGATATTGAAAATTCTGTTATTCAGAAGTTTATCAATGAAACATACCATATTGAGAATGAGTTTATCTGCCAGCTTGATCCTGTAAAGTTTGACACAATTCCTGAATATGTCGTGTCCGAATGTGATCGGATTCTTCGGGGGATTCAATGA